The following are encoded together in the Arcobacter aquimarinus genome:
- a CDS encoding type II secretion system protein — MKNGFSLLELIFAIVILGIIASFAVPKYLDAKDSALVSTIKRDINTAINSIQSYYLLNQKIDKLTDTMNLNSSNWTIEDLKMSDKNSCLSLEVKTTNGIKSIELIVDTTKETTICKKIRDSGLVTKSYELY, encoded by the coding sequence ATGAAAAATGGTTTTTCTTTGTTAGAATTGATTTTTGCAATAGTTATATTAGGAATTATTGCTTCTTTTGCTGTTCCTAAATATCTTGATGCTAAAGATAGTGCTTTAGTTTCAACTATAAAAAGAGATATAAATACTGCTATAAACTCAATTCAAAGTTATTATTTACTTAATCAAAAAATTGATAAACTTACTGATACAATGAATTTAAATAGTTCAAATTGGACAATTGAAGATTTGAAAATGAGTGATAAAAATTCTTGTTTGTCATTAGAAGTAAAAACTACAAATGGAATCAAATCTATAGAATTGATAGTTGATACAACAAAAGAAACAACTATTTGTAAAAAAATAAGAGATTCAGGATTAGTTACTAAAAGTTATGAGCTTTATTAG
- a CDS encoding adenine phosphoribosyltransferase, which yields MVENKVLNEDSKKILLDTIRSINDFPKPGIVFKDITTLLNNKEAFKLLMNHLEDRYKSYNLDYIAGIDSRGFIFGAALADRLGIGFVPVRKKGKLPSTTVCEKYELEYGFDEVELHLDAFNNQKNVNVLLIDDIIVSGGTAYAAATLIKKLDVNLVEMCFLMNIQILEGAKKLSKISPVYSVLEI from the coding sequence TTGGTTGAAAATAAAGTATTAAATGAAGATAGTAAAAAAATATTATTAGATACCATTAGAAGTATAAATGATTTTCCAAAACCAGGGATTGTATTTAAAGATATCACAACTTTATTGAATAATAAAGAGGCATTTAAACTTTTGATGAACCATTTAGAAGATAGATATAAATCTTATAATTTAGATTATATAGCAGGAATCGATTCTCGTGGTTTTATTTTTGGAGCGGCACTTGCTGATAGATTAGGAATAGGTTTTGTACCTGTAAGAAAAAAAGGAAAACTTCCTAGTACAACTGTGTGTGAAAAATATGAGTTAGAATATGGATTTGATGAAGTAGAACTTCACCTAGATGCTTTTAATAATCAAAAAAATGTGAATGTACTTTTAATAGATGATATTATAGTAAGTGGTGGAACAGCCTATGCAGCTGCTACTTTAATTAAAAAATTGGATGTAAATTTAGTTGAAATGTGTTTTTTAATGAATATCCAAATTTTAGAAGGTGCAAAAAAGTTAAGTAAAATTTCACCTGTTTATTCTGTATTAGAAATTTAA
- a CDS encoding DNA ligase, protein MKLLLLFFISIYLNALDIQKAKIYEENKQNIKNWYMSEKLDGIRAYWNGKEFLSKNGNKLYAPLWFTKDFPPFELDGELWTKRNDFETIQNIVLDKTPSKEWEKITYNIFEVPNTKGIFSKRLEKIESYLKEKPNKYLKVIPQIICKDETHLSEYLNELLQKKAEGIILKNPNMEYEKGRTNNLLKVKTFFDDEATVIGHNFNKEKKFKSLILKLKNGIIFNLGGGFSDKQRESPPKIGEIVSFKYYGFTKNGKPKFASFLRIRKNE, encoded by the coding sequence ATGAAACTATTATTACTTTTTTTTATTAGTATTTATTTAAATGCTTTAGATATTCAAAAAGCAAAAATTTATGAAGAAAATAAACAAAATATTAAAAATTGGTACATGAGTGAAAAATTGGATGGAATCAGAGCTTATTGGAATGGAAAAGAGTTTTTAAGTAAAAATGGAAATAAACTTTATGCTCCTCTTTGGTTTACTAAAGATTTTCCTCCTTTTGAGCTTGATGGAGAATTATGGACGAAAAGAAATGATTTCGAAACTATACAAAATATAGTTTTAGATAAAACTCCCTCTAAAGAATGGGAAAAAATAACTTATAATATTTTTGAAGTACCAAATACAAAAGGAATTTTTTCAAAAAGATTAGAAAAAATTGAATCTTACCTAAAAGAAAAACCAAATAAATATTTAAAAGTTATTCCACAAATTATTTGTAAAGATGAAACTCATTTAAGTGAATATTTAAATGAACTATTACAAAAAAAAGCTGAAGGAATAATCTTAAAAAATCCAAATATGGAATATGAAAAAGGAAGAACTAATAATTTATTAAAAGTAAAAACTTTTTTTGATGATGAAGCCACTGTAATAGGACATAATTTTAATAAAGAGAAGAAATTTAAAAGCTTAATTTTAAAATTAAAAAATGGGATTATTTTTAATCTAGGAGGAGGCTTTTCAGATAAACAAAGAGAAAGTCCACCAAAAATTGGTGAAATAGTCTCTTTTAAATATTATGGCTTTACTAAAAATGGTAAACCTAAATTTGCTTCTTTTTTAAGAATTAGAAAAAATGAATAG